The window AAACTTCTTTAATTAACTTTATTCATTGTCTTTGTTGTAAAGCTATTATAATTCGTGACCCATACAAGTAGTGttttcacaatctcaaataatCTACCACCTCTAGATCTTTCAGGGGTTTTCAATGTACAATCACCCTTTCATGTTATATCAACACACAACTCAACCCTTTCTTTGATGAATCATTATAAGCGTATAAGGCAATGCATCCAGCCAATGCAGTTCAATATAAGCCATTACTTTTCTATCTTATCTGGTCGGTATGGTAAAACGTCCTTTCTATTAGAAagcaaaattaaagatataGATCCTTTCCATTTCGACGGCAAAACATTCAACCTTGTTGCAACCAAAACTCACCACAAAAATTTATAGGTTAATAATCTATTGCAACATCAATCCCACTCACCGACCCCTAAATCTCCTAATTAAAACCTCACCAATCCCCTCCTGTCCAGTCTCCACTAGTCTCCATCTCAATTATGCCACCATCACATATCCAAGTGGGACTTTTTTACAGTATATACAGTGAGGAATCTCGTTTGCAACCAAACAGTTTAATCCATTAAATGAATCTCCCTATTAAACCTCTAGTGCCGAACAAAGCTGTCCATCATAGAGTGACATTGAGTTGAGTTGCATTTCCAAAATTGCAAGAGAAAACGGAAGTGACCATACCGGATTTTCTCATACCAGATCTGTCCCACATGAGATTCAACATCCTATAATATTCTGAGAATGAGAGATCAAACATTCTTGTCCAGGTGATGGTCGGCTGAGTAGCTACAGTGTGTTTTGGTCCCATATAGGTAAGAAATAAAACAGTAATTGGGTAGCCTGCAACACACTTACTGACTTATCCATTTCTCTATTCTTTTCTGGAATACTTCTTTATATTCCACTTGTCTCTTGCTCTCTCTTATGCAAGCTTATTCAAAATCTATGTTTCTTTCTCATATTTAAATATCTTCTTCTTTGTATATAAGTCTCGATCTCTTTAGTATTTGGGTAGCCTGCAACACACTTACCCCGACAGTATTTGAACAAAACCTTTAGTTTTACTTTTGCCTTCCAGAAATGGCTACAAGTTCTGCGGAAGAGAAACGAGAGCATTCGGACTTCAGTACTCAAGAGGAAGAAGATCAGGAAGAAGAAGCATTATCACTGTGTGATTTACCAGTCAATAGGATGAAAGAAGAGAACAATCAATCAAGTAGACATCAAGAAGCTCATCAAGGAACTGAAACAAATCAAGAAGATTTCGACTTCGGTCCCTGGGGTGGTGATGGCTATCTTTCTAAGAAATCAGATATGTGTGCAGCTGATGATATATTCTTTCAAGGCCAAATTCTCCCTCTTCGTATCTCATTTAGCTCAGAAAGTGGTGTTAACAAGTTCGAGAGTGATAGCAGCTTGAACCCAAGCCATTGCCTATCAAGGTCAGCCTCCACGGACCACAATTCAATTGGTGTTTTCACCACTTTCAGTGGCatgagcagcagcagcagaagtCATTACTCATCAAGCAGCAACAACACAAGCTCTGCTATTGCCAGCACAAGAATGATAAAaccaaaaattcaaaaccagTTTCTAACCCATCGAAGTCCAAAGCCTCAAATTAGACTATCCAGTACCTCACTGGGAAATGCAGCCTGTAACAGACCGAGAAATTCTTCATTTTGGGACTTTTTTAGACCGGGCTTGATCCGTACACCAGAGATTGAATTACAAGATCTTAAGGTCCGTAATTCTGTTAGTAGAAATAGTAGCTCTAGTAGCAGCAAAAGCAATTCAAGCATCAAGAAATGTGGAAAAATTAATGTTAGCAGTGACAGCAGTAAAAGCGGGTGCAAAATCAAGAATATGAGTAGACATAATAGCAATGATTGTGGGAAGAACATGGAGAAACGGAGGAAACAGAGTTTGTGGCAAAAAAGGGAAGGGTTATTAAGTGGTTGTAGCTGTTCAGTTAGTGCAGTGAAACCATTTCCCTTGAAAAGCAGTAACGACAGGAGTCGTAGCGCAGGAAATGGCAATAATGATAAAAGTGAAAGAGGGTCAACAGAGGAGAAGCTGCAAGAGTTGAAGATGAAGAGAAGAATTGTGAAAAAGCAGCTGATGCAGCAGCAGGGAAAGCAAGCTATTTCACGTCATCGAACGTTTGAGTGGATAAAGGAGCTTCCACATGCTACCTATCTTGATCATCAAAAGGAAgttatctaaatttattttttttaaaaaaaaaatccctctcGCGTGCCTGCATTCTTTTTATCATTGCCTTTGTTTCAGCCTTTTGTTTTTCGGATtcactttttctttaatttgaattgtactcataaatttgtttttcaagtgaACGGGCACTGTAATCTAGAACTGCAACTCTACAAGTCTTGTTTTCATGGAGATTTTGAGTTCGTTAAAACCTAACCTCACCTAAAATTCTAGCAACTTTTTAGTTGTTTtctatctaaaataataataataataacgactcgggtttttctttttcccaagAAAGAAAGTCTTGGTAAtttagtatatattatttttaagtagaattaaaattaattttgaatattataaaataatgtgttaatgttttatatgtaatttaaaatatcgtgatttttttaattaaaaattgtaaATATTGTTTACGCTGTGGAtagaatttcaaatcaatttccaacatgaaaaaataataattacgttatgaatatgtatgtatatattgtTTATgctttataaatataaattataaaatatatgaattgataaaaaaataaattattaacgctaattaaatatcaaaatgtaaaagataatattcatattaaaaataaaagatagaggcatatataaatcttttatactgattatcattttttttcaaacattttcattaattttatcttaGGACTAAATGTTGTTGccaataacaaattatttttttacatacaaaatttataaaaaaaaatatagccattttatataaaatttaagagaaaaaattcGTTTCAAATAAAACTAATCTCTTTAAAGTATCTCACAACTAAAACAAATTGTAAAAAGatcaatatttaaatagaaacaGTTATGAAAGGGggtaaagaataataataatcatgcaTTGATAAAGAATGTCCACATGTGTGGCCTTAATGAAAATCCAAGTACGCAGCCTTGgcgaaatttataaaaattcatgtttttttaagatgaaagaTAGGCTACTTGATGTTGTCGAATGATATTCttcaaaatacatttttgtTATAAAACACCTCCAAAATACCATCTAAAacctcaaaaacaattttacaacttcaaaacaccttaaaatcactcttaaaatgacaattaaacaaattaaaatacagCAAATACTAATCTACTACTTTCTTGTCATGTTTAGATGGAAAATCCATTTTCATAAACTTCTCTCGAGAAAGAGACCCATTGACACAATATCTATTTTTGGTGGTCATAATATGACTAACAAGCAACTTCTTGGTTTTTGATgagtttttctcttctctctcaaatctagaaactaaaatattttttgacttgaatataaatttaagaaacttGAGAAAAACAAGCAACTAAaatagtttg is drawn from Populus nigra chromosome 5, ddPopNigr1.1, whole genome shotgun sequence and contains these coding sequences:
- the LOC133694135 gene encoding uncharacterized protein LOC133694135, yielding MATSSAEEKREHSDFSTQEEEDQEEEALSLCDLPVNRMKEENNQSSRHQEAHQGTETNQEDFDFGPWGGDGYLSKKSDMCAADDIFFQGQILPLRISFSSESGVNKFESDSSLNPSHCLSRSASTDHNSIGVFTTFSGMSSSSRSHYSSSSNNTSSAIASTRMIKPKIQNQFLTHRSPKPQIRLSSTSLGNAACNRPRNSSFWDFFRPGLIRTPEIELQDLKVRNSVSRNSSSSSSKSNSSIKKCGKINVSSDSSKSGCKIKNMSRHNSNDCGKNMEKRRKQSLWQKREGLLSGCSCSVSAVKPFPLKSSNDRSRSAGNGNNDKSERGSTEEKLQELKMKRRIVKKQLMQQQGKQAISRHRTFEWIKELPHATYLDHQKEVI